One window of Dendropsophus ebraccatus isolate aDenEbr1 chromosome 13, aDenEbr1.pat, whole genome shotgun sequence genomic DNA carries:
- the SIVA1 gene encoding apoptosis regulatory protein Siva isoform X5: protein MTKRSYPFDSLAPPQLKTHVGQKELIQGVCGDSLKREIFERTKKLLFNGAKAIMGNQGNQNKTSNPEVETPVHELLTGQTTIGQDGKLHKSSRTSAQPVEGSRACSSCVRSVGEKEACKQCERYICRNCSKSCSCCSAVTCPNCTVLVDGDLEEQAFCTTCSVYEV, encoded by the exons ATGACGAAACGCTCCTACCCCTTCGATAGCCTGGCCCCGCCGCAGCTGAAGACCCACGTAGGGCAGAAGGAGCTGATCCAGGGCGTGTGTGGGGACAGCCTGAAGCGGGAGATCTTTG AGAGaacaaaaaaattacttttcaaTGGAGCAAAAGCCATCATGGGAAATCAAGGGAACCAGAATAAGACCAGTAATCCAGAAGTGGAGACCCCTGTGCATGAGTTACTGACAGGACAGACAACTATAGGACAAGATGGAAAGCTGCACAAATCCTCCCGGACAT CAGCGCAACCCGTGGAGGGATCTAGAGCGTGCTCGTCCTGTGTACGATCCGTCGGTGAGAAAGAAGCGTGCAAACAGTGTGAGCGGTACATATGTAGAAACTGCAGCAAGTCATGCAGCTGCTGCTCTGCTGTCACTTGCCCCAATTGTACAGTTCTTGT TGACGGTGATCTTGAGGAGCAAGCGTTCTGCACAACTTGTTCTGTCTATGAAGTGTAA